In the Streptomyces sp. f51 genome, one interval contains:
- the hypF gene encoding carbamoyltransferase HypF, translating into MNSSPGRERRHVTVTGVVQGVGFRPFVYTLACELGLTGWVTNNARGVEAEVEGPADAVAEFCARIGTRPPPLAVVESVEHEAVPLEGEGSEFTIRPSTAGPGRTLVSPDTATCDACLSELADPADRRYRHPFITCTHCGPRFTIVTSLPYDRDSTTMAGFPMCDDCAREYTDPADRRFHAQPIACPACGPRLTLRTGADDPGELRDGDALAEARRLLAEGAVVAVKGIGGYHLACDAGDPAAVRTLRKRKNRGGKPFAVLAGSLDTVRRLAHVGPEERELLLGPRKPVVLLRRRAEAGDEIAAGVAPGSPDLGVMLPYTPLHRLLLGLPGDPPGPAVLVMTSGNRSGEPIVTDDAEALTRLAGLADAWLGHDRPVHVPCDDSVVRVCAGAELPVRRSRGYAPFPVALPVPVLPALAVGGDLKNTFCAGDGRYAWLSAHVGDMDDLATLTAFERATGHLTDLTGVAPRLLVADRHPGYRSTQWARRAAAARGLPLRQVQHHHAHVASAMAEHGLDGSSPVIGVAFDGTGYGDDGAVWGGEVLLADYDGYRRFAHLGYVPLPGGDAAVRNPYRMALSHLRAAGLPWHDDLPCAAAATPEERRLLQRQLERGLHCVPTSSMGRLFDAVSSLAGVCHRVEYEAQAAMELENAALADLSGTLADDERDDAYRFMLRAVRQDPGAPIVADPAPVLAAAVADVRAGVAAGAVARRFHRAVTDLVLEVCAVARRRTGIGTVALSGGVFCNALLTEGCGAVLERDGFTVLRHHRVPPNDGGLALGQLAVAARSLD; encoded by the coding sequence GTGAACAGCTCCCCGGGGCGCGAGCGCCGGCACGTCACCGTCACGGGCGTGGTCCAGGGAGTGGGGTTCCGGCCCTTCGTCTACACCCTCGCGTGCGAACTCGGGCTGACCGGCTGGGTCACCAACAACGCGCGGGGCGTCGAGGCCGAGGTGGAGGGCCCGGCCGACGCCGTGGCGGAGTTCTGCGCGCGGATCGGCACGCGGCCGCCTCCGCTCGCGGTCGTCGAGTCGGTGGAGCACGAGGCCGTACCCCTGGAGGGCGAGGGCTCGGAGTTCACCATCCGCCCCTCCACCGCCGGACCGGGCCGCACCCTGGTCTCGCCGGACACCGCGACCTGCGACGCCTGTCTGAGCGAACTCGCCGATCCCGCCGACCGGCGGTACCGGCACCCCTTCATCACCTGTACGCACTGCGGCCCGCGGTTCACCATCGTGACCTCGCTGCCGTACGACCGGGACAGCACCACCATGGCGGGCTTCCCGATGTGCGACGACTGCGCCCGCGAGTACACCGACCCGGCCGACCGCCGCTTCCACGCCCAGCCGATCGCCTGCCCCGCCTGCGGGCCCCGGCTCACCCTGCGCACCGGGGCGGACGATCCGGGCGAGCTGCGCGACGGGGACGCGCTCGCCGAGGCCCGCCGGCTGCTGGCGGAGGGTGCCGTGGTCGCGGTCAAGGGGATCGGCGGCTACCACCTGGCGTGCGACGCGGGCGATCCCGCGGCCGTACGCACCCTGCGCAAGCGCAAGAACCGCGGGGGCAAGCCCTTCGCGGTGCTCGCCGGTTCGCTGGACACCGTCCGGCGGCTGGCCCATGTCGGGCCCGAGGAGCGGGAGTTGCTCCTCGGGCCGCGCAAGCCGGTGGTCCTGCTGCGGCGGCGGGCGGAGGCGGGCGACGAGATCGCGGCGGGCGTCGCGCCGGGCAGCCCGGACCTCGGCGTCATGCTCCCGTACACCCCGCTGCACCGGCTGCTGCTCGGGCTGCCCGGTGATCCGCCGGGTCCCGCCGTCCTCGTGATGACCAGCGGGAACCGCTCGGGCGAGCCCATCGTCACCGACGACGCGGAGGCGCTGACCCGGCTTGCGGGACTCGCCGACGCCTGGCTCGGCCACGACCGGCCCGTCCATGTGCCCTGTGACGACTCGGTGGTACGGGTGTGCGCGGGCGCCGAGCTCCCGGTGCGGCGGTCGCGCGGCTACGCCCCCTTCCCGGTCGCGCTCCCGGTGCCGGTGCTCCCGGCCCTGGCCGTGGGCGGTGACCTGAAGAACACCTTCTGCGCCGGGGACGGCCGCTACGCCTGGCTGTCCGCGCACGTCGGCGACATGGACGACCTGGCCACCCTGACCGCCTTCGAGCGGGCCACCGGCCATCTGACGGACCTCACCGGCGTCGCACCGCGCCTGCTCGTCGCCGACCGGCATCCCGGCTACCGCTCCACCCAGTGGGCGCGGCGCGCCGCCGCAGCCCGCGGGCTGCCCCTGCGCCAGGTGCAGCACCACCACGCCCATGTCGCCTCGGCGATGGCCGAGCACGGTCTCGACGGCTCGTCGCCGGTGATCGGGGTCGCCTTCGACGGGACCGGCTACGGCGACGACGGTGCCGTGTGGGGAGGCGAGGTGCTGCTCGCCGACTACGACGGATACCGGCGGTTCGCCCATCTGGGCTATGTCCCGCTGCCGGGCGGCGACGCGGCCGTACGCAACCCCTACCGCATGGCGTTGTCGCATCTGCGGGCCGCGGGACTGCCCTGGCACGACGACCTGCCGTGCGCTGCGGCGGCCACGCCCGAGGAGCGGCGGCTGCTCCAACGGCAGCTGGAACGCGGGCTCCACTGCGTTCCCACGTCCAGCATGGGACGCCTCTTCGACGCGGTGTCCTCGCTCGCGGGCGTCTGTCACCGGGTGGAGTACGAGGCGCAGGCGGCGATGGAGCTGGAGAACGCGGCGCTGGCCGATCTCTCGGGGACGCTCGCCGACGACGAGCGGGACGACGCGTACCGGTTCATGCTGAGAGCGGTCCGTCAGGACCCCGGGGCGCCGATCGTCGCCGACCCGGCGCCGGTCCTGGCCGCCGCCGTCGCGGACGTCAGGGCCGGTGTCGCGGCCGGTGCCGTGGCCCGCCGGTTCCACCGGGCCGTCACGGACCTGGTCCTGGAGGTGTGCGCGGTGGCACGGAGACGGACCGGCATCGGCACGGTCGCCCTCAGCGGCGGGGTGTTCTGCAACGCCCTGCTCACCGAGGGCTGCGGGGCCGTCCTGGAACGGGACGGCTTCACCGTGCTGAGGCACCACAGGGTTCCCCCCAACGACGGCGGTCTGGCCCTCGGCCAACTGGCCGTCGCCGCCCGGTCGCTGGACTGA
- a CDS encoding HypC/HybG/HupF family hydrogenase formation chaperone has translation MCLAVPGRVLEIEERDATRMAKVDFGGVVKDVCLEYVPDMKVGDYAIVHVGFALQRLDEESAKQTLELFENLGVLEEEFGDAWGKAARDAGAERPAGTGLPPLKGAEKEARS, from the coding sequence ATGTGTCTGGCCGTACCCGGCCGAGTGCTGGAGATCGAGGAACGTGACGCGACGCGGATGGCCAAGGTGGACTTCGGCGGTGTCGTCAAGGACGTGTGTCTGGAGTACGTGCCGGACATGAAGGTCGGTGACTACGCCATCGTCCATGTGGGGTTCGCGTTGCAGCGGCTGGACGAGGAGTCGGCGAAGCAGACCCTGGAACTGTTCGAGAACCTCGGTGTCCTTGAGGAGGAGTTCGGCGACGCCTGGGGCAAGGCCGCCCGGGACGCCGGCGCCGAACGCCCCGCGGGAACCGGACTTCCGCCCCTGAAGGGCGCCGAGAAGGAGGCGCGGTCATGA
- the hypD gene encoding hydrogenase formation protein HypD produces the protein MKYLDEFSDPVLAKRLFDDIRAVTTRPWSLMEVCGGQTHSIIRHGIDQLLPEEIQLIHGPGCPVCVTPLEIIDKALEIASRPDVIFCSFGDMLRVPGSGRDLFKVKSEGADVRVVYSPLDALKIAQENPDRQVVFFGIGFETTAPPNAMTVYQAKKLGIPNFSLLVSHVRVPPAIDAIMNSPDCRVQAFLAAGHVCTVMGTTEYPELAERHRVPIIVTGFEPLDILEGIRRAVIQLEAGEHTVENAYPRAVQPEGSPAARAMLSDVFEVTDRAWRGIGMIPVSGWRLSPKYREFDAEHRFSVTGIETEESTVCRSGEVLQGLIKPHECAAFGKECTPRNPLGATMVSSEGACAAYYLYRRLETPDKEASSVG, from the coding sequence ATGAAGTATCTGGACGAGTTCAGCGATCCGGTCCTCGCCAAGCGGCTCTTCGACGACATCAGGGCCGTCACCACCCGGCCCTGGTCCCTGATGGAGGTCTGCGGCGGCCAGACGCACTCGATCATCCGCCACGGCATCGACCAGCTCCTGCCCGAGGAGATCCAGTTGATCCACGGGCCGGGCTGCCCGGTCTGTGTCACCCCGCTGGAGATCATCGACAAGGCGCTGGAGATCGCCTCCCGGCCGGACGTGATCTTCTGCTCCTTCGGCGACATGCTGCGCGTGCCCGGCAGCGGCCGCGACCTGTTCAAGGTCAAGAGCGAGGGCGCGGACGTGCGGGTCGTGTACTCGCCGCTGGACGCGCTGAAGATCGCGCAGGAGAACCCCGACCGGCAGGTCGTGTTCTTCGGCATCGGCTTCGAGACCACGGCCCCGCCCAACGCGATGACCGTGTACCAGGCCAAGAAGCTGGGCATCCCCAACTTCAGCCTGTTGGTCTCGCACGTCCGGGTGCCCCCGGCCATCGACGCGATCATGAACTCGCCGGACTGCCGGGTGCAGGCGTTCCTCGCCGCCGGGCACGTCTGCACGGTGATGGGCACGACCGAGTATCCCGAACTCGCCGAGCGGCACCGGGTTCCGATCATCGTGACGGGCTTCGAGCCGCTCGACATCCTGGAGGGCATCCGCCGTGCGGTCATCCAGCTGGAGGCGGGAGAGCACACCGTGGAGAACGCCTATCCGCGCGCGGTGCAGCCCGAGGGAAGCCCCGCGGCGCGTGCCATGCTCTCCGACGTCTTCGAGGTCACCGACCGGGCCTGGCGCGGGATCGGCATGATCCCGGTGAGCGGCTGGCGGCTGTCGCCCAAGTACCGCGAGTTCGACGCCGAGCACCGTTTCTCGGTCACGGGCATCGAGACCGAGGAGTCGACGGTCTGCCGCAGCGGCGAGGTGCTCCAGGGGCTCATCAAGCCGCACGAGTGCGCCGCGTTCGGCAAGGAGTGCACTCCGCGCAATCCGCTGGGCGCCACCATGGTCTCCAGCGAGGGCGCGTGCGCCGCGTACTACCTCTACCGGCGTCTGGAGACCCCGGACAAGGAGGCGAGTTCCGTTGGCTGA
- the hypE gene encoding hydrogenase expression/formation protein HypE, giving the protein MADSAYAPADFSSWTCPAPLRDHDRIVMGHGGGGTLSAELVEHLFAPAFGNKVLAELGDSAHLLMGGARLAFSTDSFVVRPLFFPGGSIGDLAVNGTVNDLAMAGAVPAYLSCAFILEEGVELSVVGRVAEAMGEAARTAGVLVATGDTKVVDAGHGDGVFINTAGIGLIPDGVDIRPQRAAPGDVVLVSGPIGVHGVAIMSVREGLEFGVEIQSDTASLAGLVADMLAVCPDIHVLRDPTRGGLATSLNEIAAAARVGVRLDERSLPVPETVANACAFLGLDPLYVANEGKLVAFVAAEHADAVLAAMRAHPLGKESVAIGQCVPDHPGMVVAATGLGGTRVVDMPLGEQLPRIC; this is encoded by the coding sequence TTGGCTGACTCGGCCTACGCTCCCGCCGACTTCTCCTCCTGGACCTGTCCGGCGCCGCTGCGCGACCACGACAGGATCGTGATGGGGCACGGCGGTGGCGGCACGCTCTCCGCCGAGCTGGTGGAGCACCTGTTCGCGCCCGCGTTCGGCAACAAGGTGCTCGCCGAGCTCGGCGACTCCGCCCATCTGCTGATGGGCGGCGCCCGGCTCGCCTTCTCCACCGACTCCTTCGTCGTACGGCCGCTGTTCTTCCCCGGCGGCAGCATCGGGGACCTCGCCGTCAACGGCACGGTCAACGACCTGGCCATGGCCGGGGCGGTACCCGCCTACCTCTCCTGCGCGTTCATCCTGGAGGAGGGGGTGGAGCTCTCCGTCGTGGGGCGCGTGGCCGAGGCGATGGGCGAGGCGGCGCGGACGGCAGGGGTGCTGGTCGCGACCGGCGACACCAAGGTCGTGGACGCCGGTCACGGCGACGGCGTCTTCATCAACACCGCCGGGATCGGCCTGATCCCGGACGGCGTCGACATCCGTCCGCAGCGCGCGGCCCCCGGTGACGTGGTGCTGGTCAGCGGGCCGATCGGCGTGCACGGGGTGGCGATCATGAGTGTGCGCGAGGGTCTTGAGTTCGGCGTCGAGATCCAGAGCGACACCGCGTCGCTGGCCGGTCTGGTCGCGGACATGCTGGCCGTCTGCCCCGACATCCATGTGCTGCGCGATCCGACCCGCGGCGGTCTGGCGACCTCGCTGAACGAGATCGCGGCGGCGGCCCGGGTCGGCGTCCGGCTCGACGAGCGGTCGCTGCCCGTCCCGGAGACGGTCGCCAACGCCTGCGCCTTCCTCGGCCTCGACCCGCTGTACGTGGCCAACGAGGGCAAGCTGGTCGCGTTCGTGGCGGCCGAGCACGCCGACGCCGTGCTGGCGGCGATGCGGGCCCATCCGCTGGGCAAGGAGTCCGTGGCGATCGGGCAGTGCGTGCCCGACCATCCCGGCATGGTGGTCGCGGCCACCGGTCTGGGCGGCACCCGGGTGGTGGACATGCCCCTCGGGGAGCAGCTTCCGCGCATCTGCTGA
- a CDS encoding DUF779 domain-containing protein, whose translation MDVVPRVELTSAAAELLRRLRTEHGPLMFHQSGGCCDGSAPMCYLAGEFRTGGSDVLLADLEVEGVAEPVSFWMSKSQFELWSHTRLIVDVVPGRGSGFSLEAPEGVRFLIRSRVVGA comes from the coding sequence ATGGACGTCGTCCCGCGCGTGGAGCTGACATCCGCGGCCGCCGAACTGCTGAGGCGGCTGCGCACCGAGCACGGACCCCTGATGTTCCATCAGTCGGGCGGCTGCTGCGACGGCAGCGCGCCCATGTGCTACTTGGCGGGCGAGTTCCGCACCGGCGGTTCCGACGTCCTGCTGGCCGATCTGGAGGTCGAGGGCGTCGCGGAGCCGGTGTCCTTCTGGATGTCGAAGAGCCAGTTCGAGCTGTGGAGTCACACGCGCCTGATCGTGGACGTCGTGCCGGGCCGTGGCAGCGGCTTCTCCCTGGAAGCACCCGAAGGAGTGCGTTTTCTCATCCGTTCCCGCGTCGTAGGCGCCTAG
- a CDS encoding phosphodiester glycosidase family protein: MTRPGRRFRTALTVFTACGALAGAALTGAAPASGAEKATRLAPGVAYTQLDIPGAKGVAHAHVLTVDLRDPRVRVDLLHPGSVASRAPVSELANSRGAVAGVNGDFFDITETQHPGVEATGATVGPAIASGRGLKGAVPVGQRFGPELPPGTNTEEVFGVGVDHRARLDDVALEGSVGSSHGTWRLGGLNQYALPVGSVGEFTADWGAVSRVRATCGTDTDRAAPCSTETYEVTLRRGRVVSTAVTPGRGPIARGTTVLVGREAGARKLRELSVGERVGVRQRLVARSSRVPYRFAIGGYPMMTRGKPLPGLDDRTSAVRTAVGFSDHGHRMQLLALDGAPRFRAGLTIAEVTRAMKRLGSEDAFSLDGGGSTTMVARRAGADAVSVLNHPSGGAERPVPNGIGVFEGR; encoded by the coding sequence GTGACACGTCCTGGCAGACGGTTCCGAACGGCACTGACCGTCTTCACGGCATGCGGAGCACTGGCCGGTGCGGCCCTGACGGGGGCGGCGCCGGCCAGCGGCGCGGAGAAGGCGACCCGTCTCGCGCCCGGCGTCGCCTATACGCAGTTGGACATCCCCGGGGCCAAAGGGGTGGCACACGCGCATGTGTTGACCGTCGATCTCCGCGATCCCCGGGTGCGGGTCGATCTGCTCCATCCCGGTTCCGTGGCGTCACGGGCACCGGTGTCCGAACTGGCCAACTCCCGGGGCGCGGTGGCCGGGGTCAACGGCGACTTCTTCGACATCACCGAGACGCAGCATCCGGGCGTCGAGGCGACGGGCGCGACGGTGGGTCCGGCGATCGCGAGCGGCCGCGGCCTCAAGGGGGCGGTCCCCGTCGGCCAGCGGTTCGGACCGGAGCTGCCGCCCGGCACGAACACCGAGGAGGTGTTCGGTGTGGGAGTCGACCACCGGGCCCGGCTGGACGACGTGGCCCTCGAAGGCTCGGTCGGCAGCTCGCACGGCACCTGGCGGCTCGGGGGGCTCAACCAGTACGCGCTCCCGGTGGGCTCCGTCGGCGAGTTCACCGCGGACTGGGGCGCCGTCTCGCGGGTCCGGGCGACCTGCGGCACGGACACGGACCGGGCCGCGCCGTGCAGCACCGAGACCTACGAGGTGACGCTCCGCCGCGGGCGGGTCGTGTCCACCGCCGTCACTCCGGGAAGGGGGCCGATCGCCCGGGGCACGACCGTGCTGGTCGGCCGTGAGGCGGGGGCGCGGAAACTGCGCGAGCTGTCCGTGGGCGAGCGGGTGGGGGTACGGCAGCGGCTGGTCGCGCGGTCCTCCCGGGTGCCCTACCGGTTCGCGATCGGGGGCTATCCGATGATGACCCGCGGAAAGCCGCTGCCGGGTCTGGACGACAGGACCTCCGCCGTACGCACGGCGGTGGGCTTCTCCGACCACGGACACCGGATGCAGCTCCTCGCCCTGGACGGCGCCCCCCGGTTCCGTGCCGGGCTCACCATCGCCGAGGTCACCCGCGCCATGAAGCGGCTGGGGTCCGAGGACGCCTTCAGCCTGGACGGCGGTGGATCCACCACGATGGTCGCCCGCCGGGCGGGGGCGGACGCCGTCAGTGTCCTCAACCATCCGAGCGGCGGCGCCGAGCGTCCCGTCCCCAACGGCATCGGGGTGTTCGAGGGCCGCTGA
- a CDS encoding acyl-CoA dehydrogenase family protein yields the protein MEGPRPMSQVSTEPDLLYTEEEEALRAAVRDLLTDRCAAADVITRSESATPYDPELWKALAAGMGLAGLLVPEDRGGQGATHREAAVVLEELGRAVAPVPYLTSAVVATEALLACEGPAADELLAALASGRTVGVLAVALNIGPGAAHRAVRLENGSLHGELTGIADAAAADVLLVPAEDGGLYAVDADAVTVVPQVSLDQTRPLARITFEAAQARPLTTDAAGAVRRALRAGAGLLASEQLGIAEHSLTETVRYLKERKQFNRPVGGFQALKHRLAQVWLEVVGVRAAARNAADALATADADGYVAVAVAQAYAAPVAVHAAEEALQLHGGIGMTWEHPAHLYLKRAKADSIAYGTAGAHREALAELVDLQAP from the coding sequence ATGGAAGGACCTCGCCCGATGAGCCAGGTGAGCACCGAGCCCGATCTGCTCTACACCGAGGAGGAGGAGGCGCTGCGCGCCGCCGTCCGCGACCTCCTCACCGACCGCTGCGCTGCGGCCGACGTCATCACCCGCAGCGAGTCGGCCACCCCGTACGACCCCGAGCTCTGGAAGGCCCTGGCGGCGGGCATGGGCCTCGCCGGACTGCTGGTGCCCGAGGACCGGGGCGGCCAGGGCGCCACCCACCGCGAAGCCGCCGTGGTCCTGGAGGAGCTGGGCCGCGCGGTCGCTCCCGTGCCCTATCTCACGAGCGCCGTCGTCGCGACCGAGGCCCTGCTGGCCTGCGAGGGGCCCGCCGCGGACGAACTCCTCGCCGCGCTCGCCTCCGGCCGGACCGTGGGCGTCCTGGCCGTCGCGCTGAACATCGGACCGGGCGCCGCCCACCGGGCCGTCCGTCTGGAGAACGGTTCCCTGCACGGGGAGCTGACGGGCATCGCGGACGCGGCCGCCGCCGACGTCCTGCTGGTTCCGGCCGAGGACGGCGGGCTGTACGCCGTCGACGCGGACGCGGTCACCGTCGTCCCGCAGGTCAGCCTCGACCAGACCCGGCCGCTCGCCCGGATCACCTTCGAGGCGGCGCAGGCGCGGCCGCTCACCACGGACGCGGCGGGCGCCGTACGGCGGGCGCTGAGGGCCGGGGCCGGACTGCTCGCCTCCGAGCAACTCGGCATCGCCGAGCACTCGTTGACCGAGACGGTCCGCTACCTCAAGGAGCGCAAGCAGTTCAACCGGCCGGTCGGCGGATTCCAGGCGCTCAAGCACCGGCTGGCCCAGGTGTGGCTGGAGGTCGTGGGCGTCCGCGCCGCGGCCCGGAACGCCGCCGACGCCCTGGCCACGGCCGACGCGGACGGCTACGTTGCGGTGGCCGTCGCCCAGGCGTACGCGGCACCCGTCGCCGTGCACGCCGCGGAGGAGGCGCTCCAGTTGCACGGCGGCATCGGTATGACCTGGGAGCACCCGGCGCACCTCTACCTCAAGCGCGCCAAGGCCGACTCGATCGCCTACGGCACGGCGGGAGCGCACCGCGAGGCCCTGGCCGAACTGGTCGACCTCCAGGCGCCCTGA